In Pogoniulus pusillus isolate bPogPus1 chromosome 1, bPogPus1.pri, whole genome shotgun sequence, one DNA window encodes the following:
- the RD3L gene encoding protein RD3-like, whose protein sequence is MPLFGWMKWSKNDSYKSARYPGSEVVTKTLLRELKWHLKERERLIQEIENEQKVQKTGMDYNWLKNQNPQATIPATEQRQLEVLCSQIQPCQTGTVLSRFREVLAENDVLPWEIVYIFKQVLQDFLATIERRNQQDQLVDAWNTNCSEHFSLRGDSANKSDKDEIPTVSSYVDKTTQSMFPTFSHRIWNLPYYYPSS, encoded by the exons atgcCACTTTTTGGCTGGATGAAATGGTCAAAAAATGATTCCTACAAATCCGCAAGATACCCTGGATCAGAAGTAGTTACAAAAACCCTACTGAGGGAATTGAAATGGCACCTGAAAGAGCGTGAAAGGTTAATACAAGAGATTGAAAATGAACAAAAAGTCCAGAAGACTGGCATGGATTATAACTGGCTGAAGAACCAAAACCCTCAAGCAACCATTCCAGCAACAGAGCAACGGCAGCTGGAAGTTCTGTGTTCACAAATCCAGCCTTGCCAAACAGGAACTGTTCTCAGCAG ATTTCGTGAAGTTTTGGCAGAAAATGATGTTTTACCTTGGGAAATAGTCTACATATTCAAGCAAGTTTTACAAGATTTTCTCGCTACCATTGAGAGACGAAACCAACAAGATCAACTGGTAGATGCATGGAATACAAATTGCTCTGAACACTTCAGCCTGCGTGGAGACAGTGCTAACAAATCGGACAAAGATGAAATCCCCACAGTTTCAAGCTATGTCGACAAAACCACACAAAGCATGTTCCCCACCTTCTCTCACAGAATCTGGAACCTACCCTATTACTACCCTTCAAGTTAA